The Colletes latitarsis isolate SP2378_abdomen chromosome 14, iyColLati1, whole genome shotgun sequence genome has a segment encoding these proteins:
- the Myo81f gene encoding unconventional myosin 81F isoform X3, which produces MVAKHFTQGSSPEFGVPDMTVISDIDETGINRNLQVRYGRDQIYTYTGSILVAVNPYKEVDFYTNEYVTRYHGQKMGSLEPHVFALAEAAYRSLQDTESNQSCVISGESGAGKTETTKFILQYLCSVTSNVDTWVEQQILEANTILEAFGNAKTVRNDNSSRFGKFMQVCFDSKWMIKGCIIQDYLLEQSRITFQSAGERNYHVFYQLVEAGTRDKEFAEQYKLMPASHYKYLNQSGCVKIDGISDSKKLDALRLAFNVLQVAPEMCEGIFRVLSAILWLGNLSFEDVDGERCELSTEDLEIVGTVAPLLGLQVEDLTKVVLIRQINVRGNITEIPLKVQEARENRHAMAKALYSRAFAWLINHINNCTNPGQDSSRFLGVLDIFGFENFAVNSFEQLCINYTNEKLHKFFNHYVFALEQELYRQEEIQYSHITFTDNTMCLELIEKPPRCVLKLLTEQCHMPKGSDLAYLTNLHAEFENHPCYVKGDDRRKWEKEFGVKHYAGCVTYTVEGFVDKNRDVQQDVFFDFMSRSTNEFVQEITVYQDLLGCTVARASGNTTTMSRGTSKGKPTLCDSFRHQLQALVDVLQATTPWYARCIKPNMQKIANHYDEKLVLDQLKYLGMLDIIRIRKEGFPIHMAFHDFIARYRCLDKARLSRSGEEIEAVKCLISSQGIPETEWQIGRSKVFLRSYVHEPLEDSRNQMVTSNAIMIQKIWRGYVDRKDYKRVREAALKVQHAYRGWKLRIMFIRKRRAAIVIQSHLRGVFAREVATALREMRRVDEEMRKRERLEEERRLMEDKKALEESQRKAQEEIAALSQMAEQMNSKMAASDLQSVDLDNLFSFLSDVQSTKGNQIIDEIGEQMDELVEDLDVELETVIQLEMEMNSKSESSANTPNGQEPPSPPQQQSQSQQRIACGNSGKLGQPSLPEPTEPPPPPPPPAPPIAMNGDSSTDNGEPIYESVLPREENSPSSPIVVNGNSGSLVNGETCGSPPPVPNNKVIKEQIASSPPSRPESRNSNSHHLHHNHHQPVPQQQQNGHDQQQQQQQQQPQPQPVEREQRRKCRVERKLQELEDKKEPDSEVTYHDIVEFAQNYFNSHERSPEGTIMATLTRKSRGKSVEYIPKYEMVTYYKGSTIPNSHIHMYDPDNVNVACSVFRDLCKYIRGEMKLDQEIATIQSIIGYGIEREELRDEIFVQCMRQATNNPNLEWAERVWLLLCLAIVAFQPSKLLYKYFLSFLRKNLALEGKLRQYVQWCVDNCKNMKASCRQHPPSTVEIAAMRRLGTIVCRFFFLDGRTKAIDVHPTDTAADAVTKLGEKLGLRSLEGWAIYQSRPDGEEHVRAHDYLYDVIAAWEMKQCKLNTAQSTFSTLRRGNNATLGSGDNRFVFKRRLFRNTREISQDPVEVNMLYAQAVYNVVKCDDFPVSEKVALQLAGLQAQVALGDPKDNDRLDYYSEVDSFLPYRISRARGDDVWVPIIAQAHRQYGAGRKELAAKVLYLSCVMQYPLYGTTMFNVTYRGYWSYGNQLILGINCEGLMLIKPDDKFVLSEYRYQDVESIMLDPSDSFITLSLLRHNPDSSHKCFVFETAQKNEIGSLIVSYCPALAGWITENEVPTKKLKCITNEDRIRLYHNLVNCRRTLVDAEILRKPQDSGGGFLRNTLRRLSKHRIEKLRQEHGSATDHGETYKGFPYAYWAFSRQAIPQSLSKLPDPDEQMSLSVFQLILTYAGLGQNGDTVRRVEDEHVNLIQTVMERCIRKENLLGELYLQLIKQTTDHPDPNSRVNLRHWALLSLACSVILPPQKVIRKYLIAHLKRCASDYVTEEGKYARFAEKCLYKTQGTRRRQWPPSREEIMCTINRRPIYARFHFMDGQYHAVEFHPSATARDVMEIIKVKIGLEETALGYAIYEVLGPTERALIPEEKIADVMSKWERYRTANAQQNQSQRKHAHHFFLFKKHLFLDQYMNLDDPVEKELLYHQVLHDLRADRFPITEKEAVNNFLSMMLTALQAQLELGDCEDAVSDQDYRTISSHCLPARLVPNLCVEGVFQHHQSLRGMTPPEAKKAFLNLIQSWPLHRATIFDVMQSFTSNWPRVLWLAVDQQGLHLLEHRSRNALCTYEYNSILSYSPAVSCLMIITGTDKKQSKVILTTSQAHQIANLIREYMDVLQSPPEIPKRDSAIAQQIAQQQLQQPPSNLTTAGGRKSRPASVLHRGAPVIQSQAS; this is translated from the exons GAGTACGTGACCAGGTACCATGGGCAGAAAATGGGCTCTCTGGAGCCGCACGTGTTCGCTCTGGCCGAGGCTGCGTACAGGTCGCTCCAGGACACGGAAAGTAATCAGTCCTGCGTGATATCCGGCGAGAGCGGCGCTGGGAAGACCGAAACCACGAAATTTATCCTGCAATATCTGTGCTCCGTGACCAGCAACGTGGACACGTGGGTGGAGCAGCAGATCCTGGAGGCGAACACCATCCTCGAAGCATTCG GTAACGCGAAGACGGTGAGAAACGACAACAGCTCACGGTTCGGGAAGTTCATGCAAGTGTGCTTCGACAGCAAGTGGATGATCAAAGGGTGCATCATCCAGGATTACCTCCTGGAGCAGAGCCGTATAACGTTCCAAAGTGCCGGGGAGAGGAACTACCACGTGTTCTATCAGCTGGTCGAGGCTGGCACGAGGGACAAGGAATTCGCCGAGCAGTACAAACTGATGCCAGCCAGCCACTACAAGTATCTCAATCAGTCTGGCTGCGTGAAGATCGATGGAATCTCCGACTCTAAGAAGCTGGATGCACTTAGGCTCGCGTTCAACGTGCTTCAG GTTGCGCCAGAGATGTGCGAGGGCATTTTCAGAGTGCTGTCCGCCATTCTCTGGCTGGGAAACCTGAGCTTCGAGGACGTCGATGGCGAAAGATGCGAACTGAGCACCGAGGATCTCGAGATTGTCGGGACGGTGGCTCCGTTGCTGGGTCTGCAGGTCGAGGATCTAACGAAGGTGGTGCTAATACGACAAATAAACGTTCGTGGAAACATCACCGAGATACCTCTGAAAGTGCAGGAAGCCAGAGAAAACAGGCACGCGATGGCGAAAGCGTTGTATTCGAGGGCGTTCGCCTGGCTCATCAACCACATCAACAATTGCACGAATCCCGGGCAGGACAGCTCGAGGTTCCTCGGCGTCCTCGATATATTCGGCTTCGAGAACTTCGCCGTAAACAGCTTTGAGCAACTGTGCATTAATTACACCAACGAGAAGCTGCACAAGTTTTTCAATCACTATGTGTTCGCATTGGAGCAAGAGCTC TACCGCCAGGAAGAGATCCAATACTCCCATATCACCTTCACGGACAACACCATGTGCCTGGAATTAATCGAGAAACCTCCACGATGTGTTCTTAAGTTACTGACCGAGCAGTGCCATATGCCGAAAGGCTCCGACTTAGCTTACCTGACCAATTTGCACGCCGAATTCGAGAACCATCCGTGCTACGTGAAAGGCGACGACCGTCGAAAATGGGAGAAAGAGTTTGGCGTGAAGCATTACGCGGGATGCGTTACGTACACCGTCGAGGGTTTCGTGGACAAGAACCGCGACGTCCAACAAGACGTCTTCTTCGACTTCATGTCGAGAAGCACGAACGAATTCGTGCAAGAGATTACCGTTTACCAGGACCTTCTTGGTTGCACGGTGGCTCGTGCAAGCGGAAACACTACTACCATGTCTCGCGGAACGTCCAAAGGCAAGCCTACTCTTTGCGACTCGTTCAGGCATCAGCTGCAGGCGCTGGTCGACGTTCTGCAAGCCACGACACCCTGGTACGCAAGATGCATCAAGCCAAACATGCAAAAGATAGCGAACCACTACGACGAGAAGCTGGTGTTGGATCAGCTGAAGTATCTAGGCATGTTGGACATCATTCGAATAAGAAAGGAGGGCTTCCCTATACATATGGCGTTCCACGACTTCATCGCTAGGTATCGTTGCTTGGACAAGGCGCGTTTGTCCCGTTCTGGGGAGGAGATCGAAGCTGTCAAGTGCCTGATCAGTAGCCAAGGCATACCAGAGACCGAGTGGCAAATAGGCAGGAGCAAGGTGTTTCTGAGAAGCTACGTTCACGAGCCGTTGGAAGACTCTAGGAACCAAATGGTCACCAGTAATGCCATCATGATACAAAAGATATGGAGGGGCTACGTCGATAGAAAGG ACTACAAACGCGTAAGGGAGGCTGCGTTGAAGGTGCAGCACGCTTATCGAGGCTGGAAACTAAGGATAATGTTCATCAGAAAGCGCAGAGCAGCTATTGTCATTCAGAGTCATCTGCGCGGTGTCTTTGCCAGAGAGGTGGCGACAGCCCTGAGGGAAATGAGGCGAGTGGATGAAGaaatgagaaagagagagagattaGAGGAAGAGAGGAGACTAATGGAAGACAAGAAAGCGCTAGAAGAGAGCCAAAG GAAGGCGCAAGAAGAAATCGCCGCGTTGTCGCAAATGGCAGAACAGATGAACTCCAAGATGGCTGCTTCGGATTTGCAATCGGTAGATCTGGACAATCTGTTCTCGTTTCTGTCCGACGTTCAGTCGACGAAGGGCAATCAAATTATCGACGAAATTGGCGAACAAATGGACGAATTGGTGGAAGATCTTGACGTAGAACTAGAGACTGTGATTCAATTAGAGATGGAGATGAACTCCAAGTCAGAATCCAGCGCGAACACTCCTAATGGGCAGGAACCACCGTCGCCGCCCCAGCAACAATCGCAGTCGCAGCAGAGGATAGCCTGTGGAAACAGTGGCAAGCTTGGTCAGCCTAGTCTTCCAGAACCCACTGAACCtcctccgcccccgccaccgCCTGCTCCACCTATAGCAATGAACGGTGATTCCTCCACCGACAACGGGGAACCAATTTACGAATCCGTTTTGCCACGCGAGGAAAATAGTCCCAGCAGTCCCATCGTGGTGAACGGAAACTCTGGATCGTTGGTGAACGGGGAGACCTGTGGATCGCCTCCACCGGTACCAAATAACAAGGTCATCAAGGAACAAATTGCAAGCAGTCCTCCCTCCAGGCCAGAATCGAGGAATTCGAACAGCCATCACTTGCATCACAACCATCACCAACCGGTGCCTCAGCAGCAACAGAACGGCCACgatcagcagcaacagcagcagcaacaacagccaCAACCACAGCCGGTAGAACGCGAGCAAAGACGCAAATGTAGAGTGGAGCGCAAGCTTCAGGAATTAGAGGACAAAAAGGAACCTGACAGCGAAGTAACATATCACGACATAGTAGAGTTCGCGCAGAATTACTTTAACAGCCACGAACGATCGCCCGAGGGAACGATAATGGCCACTCTCACCAGAAAATCGCGCGGCAAGAGCGTAGAGTACATACCAAAGTACGAAATGGTCACCTATTATAAAGGCTCCACCATTCCAAATTCTCACATTCATATGTACGACCCTGATAACGTTAACGTGGCGTGCTCAGTCTTCAGG GATCTCTGTAAATACATAAGGGGAGAGATGAAATTGGATCAGGAGATCGCAACTATTCAGAGTATAATCGGTTATGGTATCGAGCGTGAAGAGTTGAGGGACGAGATTTTTGTTCAGTGCATGCGTCAGGCAACAAATAACCCTAACCTAGAATGGGCTGAACGAGTCTGGTTATTGCTGTGTCTGGCGATCGTTGCTTTTCAGCCTAGTAAACTACTCTACAAGTATTTCCTCTCGTTCTTGCGAAAGAATTTGGCTCTAGAAGGGAAACTGAGGCAGTACGTTCAATGGTGCGTGGATAATTGTAAAAACATGAAAGCCTCGTGCAGACAACATCCACCGTCCACGGTAGAGATCGCTGCCATGAGACGATTGGGCACTATAGTTTGCCGGTTCTTCTTCCTGGATGGAAGAACCAAGGCTATCGATGTGCATCCAACCGACACAGCCGCCGATGCGGTTACCAAGTTAGGCGAAAAATTGGGGCTTCGATCTCTGGAGGGTTGGGCGATTTACCAAAGCAGACCGGATGGCGAGGAGCACGTGCGGGCGCACGATTACTTGTACGACGTCATAGCTGCTTGGGAAAT GAAACAATGCAAGTTGAACACAGCGCAATCAACATTTTCCACGCTGCGGCGAGGTAATAACGCTACTTTAGGTAGCGGTGATAATAGATTCGTCTTCAAGCGTAGATTGTTCAGAAACACTCGTGAAATATCTCAGGATCCCGTTGAAGTGAACATGCTGTATGCCCAAGCAGTGTACAACGTTGTGAAG TGCGACGACTTCCCAGTATCCGAGAAAGTTGCGCTTCAGCTTGCAGGCCTGCAAGCTCAAGTCGCTTTGGGAGATCCGAAAGATAACGATCGATTAGATTATTATAGCGAGGTGGATAGCTTTTTGCCttatcgaataagtcgagcccgaGGCGATGACGTTTGGGTACCGATAATAGCCCAGGCGCACAGACAGTACGGTGCCGGTCGCAAAGAATTGGCGGCCAAAGTGTTGTATCTGTCGTGCGTGATGCAATACCCGCTCTACGGCACGACAATGTTCAACGTCACGTATCGAGGATACTGGTCCTACGGTAATCAACTGATCTTGGGCATCAACTGCGAAGGTTTGATGCTGATCAAGCCGGACGATAAGTTCGTTTTATCGGAGTATAGGTATCAGGATGTGGAGAGCATTATGTTGGACCCGAGTGACTCCTTCATCACGCTGTCCCTACTTCGTCACAATCCTGACAGTTCGCACAAGTGTTTCGTGTTCGAAACTGCGCAGAAAAACGAGATAGGTAGTCTGATCGTTAGTTACTGTCCAGCGTTGGCTGGTTGGATTACGGAGAACGAGGTTCCTACTAAGAAGCTCAAGTGCATCACTAACGAGGATCGTATTAGGCTCTATCACAACTTGGTTAACTGTCGAAGGACGCTCGTCGATGCGGAAATACTGAGGAAACCGCAGGACTCTGGCGGTGGTTTCCTCAGGAATACCCTTAGGAGGCTATCGAAGCACAGAATAGAGAAGCTCAGGCAGGAACACGGTAGCGCAACCGATCACGGTGAGACTTACAAGGGATTCCCGTACGCATACTGGGCGTTCAGCAGACAAGCTATACCTCAGAGTCTTTCGAAACTTCCCGATCCTGACGAGCAGATGTCCCTCAGTGTGTTCCAATTAATCCTAACATACGCGGGTCTCGGACAAAATGGGGACACGGTTCGAAGAGTCGAAGACGAGCACGTGAACCTGATACAAACGGTGATGGAACGTTGCATAAGGAAGGAGAACTTGCTGGGCGAATTGTATTTACAGTTAATCAAGCAAACTACCGATCACCCTGATCCTAATAGTCGGGTGAATCTTAGGCATTGGGCGTTGCTCTCTCTGGCCTGTTCGGTAATTCTACCGCCACAAAAGGTTATTAGAAAGTATCTGATCGCGCACTTGAAGCGTTGCGCCAGCGATTACGTGACAGAAGAAGGGAAATATGCTCGATTCGCTGAAAAGTGCCTTTACAAGACGCAGGGCACGAGGAGAAGACAATGGCCACCGAGCAGGGAAGAGATAATGTGCACGATCAATCGTAGGCCAATTTACGCGAGATTCCATTTCATGGATGGACAGTATCATGCCGTGGAATTCCATCCGTCGGCGACAGCCAGGGATGTTATGGAAATCATCAAAGTTAAGATTGGTCTGGAAGAAACTGCTCTAG GATATGCTATTTACGAGGTCCTAGGACCGACCGAACGAGCATTGATACCAGAAGAGAAAATCGCGGATGTAATGTCGAAATGGGAACGTTACAGAACGGCGAACGCACAACAGAACCAATCGCAAAGGAAACATGCACACCACTTCTTCCTATTTAAGAAACATTTGTTCCTCGATCAATACATGAATCTCGACGATCCGGTGGAGAAAGAGTTACTGTACCATCAAGTGTTGCACGATTTACGCGCTGATCGGTTCCCAATCACCGAGAAGGAAGctgtaaataattttctttcc ATGATGCTAACAGCCTTGCAAGCTCAATTAGAACTAGGTGATTGCGAAGATGCCGTTTCGGACCAAGATTACCGTACTATATCGAGTCACTGCCTACCTGCAAGACTGGTACCAAATTTGTGCGTGGAAGGTGTTTTCCAACACCATCAATCTTTAAGAGGAATGACGCCGCCCGAAGCAAAAAAGGCTTTCTTAAATTTAATTCAGTCATGGCCACTGCACAGGGCCACGATATTCGATGTGATGCAATCGTTTACTTCGAACTGGCCACGTGTTCTTTGGTTGGCCGTCGATCAACAAGGTCTTCACCTTCTGGAACATCGTTCTAGAAATGCTCTCTGTACCTACGAATATAACAGTATTCTCAGTTATAGTCCAGCTGTTAGTTGTTTGATGATTATCACCGGTACCGATAAGAAACAGAGCAAAGTGATCCTAACGACATCCCAG GCACACCAAATAGCGAATTTAATTCGCGAATATATGGACGTGCTCCAATCACCGCCAGAAATACCGAAGAGAGATTCAGCGATAGCTCAACAAATAGCTCAGCAACAGCTGCAGCAACCACCGTCGAATCTCACGACTGCCGGTGGTCGTAAATCTCGACCTGCTTCGGTATTGCATAGAGGTGCTCCAGTGATACAATCGCAAGCTAGTTAA